One segment of Anatilimnocola aggregata DNA contains the following:
- the coaD gene encoding pantetheine-phosphate adenylyltransferase, producing the protein MTRSDSRLAVYTGSFDPLTLGHMNVIRRAARLVDTLVVGIGVNAEKKSLFTPEERVELVGRVTHSLGNVVVKAFSNLAVEFVRECGSRVMVRGVRPLTDLAGEFTMMMANKHLDPAIETVFLMADEEFAHVSSTLIKQITPLANDEMLGRFVPPELIPALRAKLAKR; encoded by the coding sequence ATGACCCGTTCCGATTCACGACTGGCTGTCTACACCGGTTCGTTCGACCCGCTGACGCTGGGGCACATGAACGTGATTCGCCGCGCGGCGCGGCTGGTCGACACGCTGGTGGTTGGCATTGGCGTGAACGCCGAGAAGAAGTCTCTCTTCACCCCCGAAGAACGAGTGGAACTGGTGGGGCGCGTGACGCACTCGCTGGGGAACGTGGTGGTGAAGGCGTTCTCGAATCTGGCCGTGGAATTTGTGCGCGAGTGCGGGTCACGGGTGATGGTTCGCGGCGTGCGTCCGCTCACCGACCTGGCCGGCGAGTTCACCATGATGATGGCCAACAAGCATCTCGATCCTGCGATCGAAACCGTCTTTCTAATGGCCGACGAAGAATTTGCCCACGTTAGCAGTACGCTGATCAAGCAGATCACGCCCCTCGCGAATGACGAAATGCTCGGCCGCTTTGTCCCGCCAGAGCTAATTCCCGCGCTCCGCGCCAAACTAGCGAAGCGATAG